In a single window of the Gossypium hirsutum isolate 1008001.06 chromosome D02, Gossypium_hirsutum_v2.1, whole genome shotgun sequence genome:
- the LOC107910271 gene encoding 40S ribosomal protein S4-like: MTRGLKKHLKRLNAPRHWMFDKLGGAFAPKPSCGPHKSRECLPLILILRNRLKYALTYREVIAILMQRHVMVDGKVRTDKTYPAGFMDVVSIPKTNEDFRLLYDTKGRFCLHAITSDETKFKLCKVRSVQFGQKGIPYLNTYDGRTIRYPDPLIKANTNLVRNRLDLKFLVLKYIENAIMYLVIQFGLSRLRLFHK, from the exons ATG ACTAGAGGGTTAAAGAAACATTTGAAGAGGCTCAATGCTCCAAGGCATTGGATGTTTGACAAGCTTGGCGGTGCATTT GCACCCAAGCCGTCATGTGGACCACACAAGTCCAGAGAATGCTTGCCGCTCATTCTCATTCTGCGAAACAGATTAAAGTACGCTCTAACATATAGAGAAGTGATTGCCATTCTTATGCAAAGGCATGTTATGGTAGATGGGAAGGTTAGGACGGATAAAACATACCCTGCTGGTTTCATGG ATGTTGTATCGATTCCAAAGACGAATGAGGACTTCCGCCTCCTTTATGACACAAAAGGTCGTTTTTGCCTTCATGCCATCACCAGTGATGAGACCAAG TTTAAGCTCTGCAAAGTTCGGTCTGTCCAATTTGGTCAAAAGGGTATCCCCTACCTTAATACGTACGATGGACGCACCATCCGCTACCCAGATCCTCTAATCAAGGCTAACACAAATTTGGTTAGAAATAGGTTGGATTTGAAATTTTTGGTTCTTAAGTATATCGAAAATGCAATTATGTATTTAGTGATTCAATTTGGTTTAAGTCGGCTTAGATTGTTTCATAAATAA